The sequence below is a genomic window from Uranotaenia lowii strain MFRU-FL chromosome 2, ASM2978415v1, whole genome shotgun sequence.
ATCAAACCTTTTAATGGAGCATGGTGGATTGCTGCCACTGATCTTGGAAACCCATCATTCAACTACACCTGGATATCGACCAATAAAGTAGTGGGCTACACAGACTTTGCTGATCACCAACCCGACaacaatgaaaataatgaaaattgccTAGAAGTAGGAAGATACGGTGGTGTGAAATGGAACGATGGGCCTTGCaccaaaaaaatttcgtttatttgTGAGAGGTTCTCGGGTAATGGGTGCTAGTGATCAAACGCagataaataatgtaaaatatggaagtgaaaattgaattccaaaataagGCAAAGATTTTATTCAACAAACGAACTAAATTAGGATTGCTGTGTGTCAAAATGTCAGAAAGAactaaataaatcaaatcaaaattatttttgtgttttattttttttatgatatgattatttttccactttgaaattttattacaaaaaaatcctttttctaGTCTTGCTTGCactgtaatatttaattttttct
It includes:
- the LOC129743338 gene encoding C-type lectin mannose-binding isoform-like; the encoded protein is MSSKLLFVLVSLVGFIFCQELQLAGNRYVVHPGPATFFEAWQQCRDFGLRLATVQSKPDSVELAEVIETSGIKPFNGAWWIAATDLGNPSFNYTWISTNKVVGYTDFADHQPDNNENNENCLEVGRYGGVKWNDGPCTKKISFICERFSGNGC